One part of the Eucalyptus grandis isolate ANBG69807.140 chromosome 10, ASM1654582v1, whole genome shotgun sequence genome encodes these proteins:
- the LOC104421732 gene encoding cytochrome P450 77A3 — MDLSSYYHLIFTLLAVLVSGVIFFFSRKAGGKGLNLPPGPPGWPIVGNLFQVARSGKPFFMYVEDLRPKYGPIFTLRMGTRTMIILADAKLIHEALIERGALFMTRPRENPTRAVFSCYKFTVNAAVYGPVWRSLRRNMVQNMLSSSRLKEFKGIRDDAMDKLIDRIRAEAKANGGVVWVLKSARFATFCILLAMCFGLEMDEETIGGMDDMMKTVLITLDPRIDDYLPALSMFFSKERRRAQEVRQAQLDFVIPFIEKRRKALENPGSDKSATSFSYLDTLFDLKVEGRKSGPTNAELVTLCSEFLNGGTDTTATAIEWGIAQLIANPHVQSKLYEEIRSTVGDRKVDEKDVDKMVYLNAVVKELLRKHPPTYFSLTHAVTEPTKLAGYDIPTDANVEIYLPAVGEDPKLWKNPEKFDPDRYISGDEDADITGVKGVKMLPFGVGRRICPGLAMATCHVNLMLARMVQEFEWTAYPPESKIDFTGKLEFTVVMKNALRATIKPRA, encoded by the exons ATGGATCTATCCTCGTACTATCACCTCATTTTCACTCTTCTGGCAGTGTTGGTTTCCggggtcatcttcttcttctcgcgtAAGGCGGGAGGGAAGGGCCTCAACCTTCCCCCGGGACCTCCCGGCTGGCCCATCGTCGGCAACCTCTTCCAGGTTGCCCGCTCGGGGAAGCCGTTCTTCATGTACGTGGAGGATCTCAGGCCCAAGTATGGCCCGATCTTCACGCTGAGGATGGGGACTCGGACCATGATCATCCTGGCCGATGCGAAGCTCATCCACGAGGCCCTCATCGAGCGTGGGGCGCTGTTCATGACCCGCCCCAGGGAGAACCCCACCCGGGCCGTCTTCAGCTGCTACAAGTTCACGGTCAACGCCGCCGTCTACGGTCCCGTGTGGCGGTCTCTGCGGCGGAACATGGTGCAGAACATGCTCAGCTCGAGCCGGCTCAAGGAGTTTAAAGGTATTCGGGACGATGCGATGGACAAGCTTATTGACCGGATCCGGGCCGAGGCCAAGGCCAACGGGGGCGTCGTCTGGGTGCTCAAGAGTGCGCGGTTCGCCACGTTCTGCATCCTCCTGGCCATGTGCTTCGGCCTCGAGATGGACGAGGAAACCATCGGGGGGATGGACGACATGATGAAGACGGTGCTCATCACCCTTGACCCTCGGATCGACGACTACCTCCCGGCGCTGAGCATGTTCTTCTCCAAGGAGCGGAGGCGGGCGCAGGAAGTGCGGCAAGCGCAGCTCGACTTCGTGATCCCGTTCATCGAGAAACGCAGGAAGGCGCTCGAGAACCCGGGGTCGGACAAGTCGGCGACGTCCTTCTCATACCTCGACACGCTCTTCGACCTCAAGGTCGAAGGGCGCAAGTCGGGGCCCACGAACGCCGAGCTCGTGACGCTCTGCTCCGAGTTCCTGAACGGGGGGACCGacacgacggcgacggcgatcgAGTGGGGGATCGCGCAGCTGATCGCCAACCCCCACGTGCAAAGCAAGCTCTACGAGGAGATTAGATCGACGGTCGGCGATCGGAAGGTGGACGAGAAAGACGTGGATAAGATGGTGTATTTGAATGCTGTTGTAAAAGAGCTGCTGCGAAAGCACCCGCCCACCTACTTCTCTTTAACTCACGCAGTGACTGAGCCGACCAAGCTAGCAG GCTATGACATACCCACAGATGCAAATGTGGAGATCTACTTGCCCGCCGTCGGAGAGGACCCGAAGCTGTGGAAAAACCCAGAAAAATTCGATCCGGATCGGTACATTTCAGGCGACGAAGATGCCGATATCACTGGTGTCAAAGGCGTGAAAATGCTGCCGTTCGGCGTGGGGCGGAGGATATGCCCGGGACTTGCGATGGCCACTTGTCACGTTAATCTGATGCTCGCACGGATGGTTCAAGAGTTCGAGTGGACTGCTTATCCGCCGGAAAGCAAGATCGACTTCACCGGCAAATTGGAGTTCACGGTAGTCATGAAGAACGCCCTCCGGGCCACGATCAAGCCTAGGGCTTGA